The genome window TCCTGACGACATCCCCGCAGTGCTCACCCTGTTCGACCGCGCGGTCGCCTGGCTGGCCGCCCAGGGCCGCACCGGCCAGTGGGGCGACCAGCCCTGGTCCACCAACGAGGCCCGGATCGCGCACGTGCACGACTACGCGACCAAGTGCCTGATGCGCCTGGCCGAGGACGCGGACGGGCAGCTGCTCGGCGTCTGCGTGCTCGCCCAGGAGGTGCCCGCCCACATCCCGCCCGCCGACGCCCCCGACCTCTTCATCCGGCTGCTCGGCACCGACCGCGGCCGCAAGAACACCGGCGTCGGCGCCGCCCTGGTCGCCGACGCCCGTGCCGAGGCGGTCCGCCGCGGCCTCCCGCTGCTCCGGGTGGACTGCTACGCCGGCGACGACCGCCG of Kitasatospora viridis contains these proteins:
- a CDS encoding GNAT family N-acetyltransferase; amino-acid sequence: MIIRTGGPDDIPAVLTLFDRAVAWLAAQGRTGQWGDQPWSTNEARIAHVHDYATKCLMRLAEDADGQLLGVCVLAQEVPAHIPPADAPDLFIRLLGTDRGRKNTGVGAALVADARAEAVRRGLPLLRVDCYAGDDRRLVAAYRALGFTETDPFEVDRPDGSRWPGQVLEIRLDG